One Nicotiana sylvestris chromosome 12, ASM39365v2, whole genome shotgun sequence genomic window carries:
- the LOC104242440 gene encoding F-box protein At5g03100-like produces MEMQRKIMARGDRDRLGDLPDAIILYILSILPEGKEVVRTSVLSQRWRFLWKSVAVSLNFGVLDYSYDERTKKKILAFVASINRELHYWRSCEKIKAFRVFPVKYKEYLVKDYDFWVHFAMKVANVEEFTLKFCIINFPDCAYKFPQFTFKNTLLRNLVLGSCQINPSGSVTWTSLVSLSIGHLKLTDNMLEKILSGCPNLESLELDSVLGISRLEISSVKLRKLIILNDEIDCYCQWHDEDTHPLEIFAPYIQNLVLSGFLYNEIRLQQSNVASLATAVLHFNVDFIEFEDEEEKLEEEFRYLEELLLSVGHVKNLELGPLCIECFPILELRGWRSPPSSCKFLKLNAALKHLDFAGIYSFLQSSSDLETLVIDWNNHNPIDQLLSYTREVEQSRRFEAHKNCSLLHLKTIKIINFHGKLIGNDLVLRLVKYLLENATVLEKLVIVAKYEGSDVPRDYVEVEQEFLSFPRSSLHASVVFCY; encoded by the exons ATGGAAATGCAGAGGAAAATCATGGCGAGAGGAGATCGAGACCGACTCGGTGATTTGCCCGATGCAATTATACTATACATTCTTTCTATATTGCCGGAGGGAAAAGAAGTTGTGAGAACCAGCGTATTATCTCAGCGATGGCGGTTTCTTTGGAAGTCCGTTGCAGTTTCACTCAATTTCGGGGTCCTCGATTACTCCTATGACGAACGAACCAAAAAGAAAATTCTTGCTTTCGTAGCTTCCATCAATAGAGAGCTTCATTATTGGAGGTCTTGTGAGAAAATCAAAGCATTTAGGGTTTTTCCTGTTAAATACAAAGAGTATCTTGTTAAAGATTATGATTTTTGGGTACACTTTGCAATGAAAGTTGCTAATGTTGAAGAGTTTACACTTAAATTTTGTATTATCAATTTTCCAGATTGCGCGTATAAGTTTCCCCAATTTACGTTTAAAAATACGTTGTTGAGGAATTTGGTTTTAGGCAGCTGCCAGATAAACCCTTCTGGTAGTGTGACCTGGACCAGTCTCGTTTCTCTTTCAATTGGTCACCTGAAATTGACGGATAATATGTTGGAGAAGATATTGTCCGGTTGCCCTAACTTGGAGAGCTTGGAACTGGATAGTGTTTTGGGCATTAGTCGTTTGGAAATCAGCTCTGTGAAGCTGAGAAAATTGATCAtattaaatgatgaaattgaTTGTTATTGCCAATGGCATGACGAAGATACCCATCCGCTCGAAATATTCGCCCCGTATATTCAAAATTTGGTACTTTCGGGGTTCTTATACAATGAGATACGCTTGCAGCAGAGCAATGTGGCTTCACTTGCCACTGCAGTCCTTCATTTTAATGTTGATTTTATTGAAtttgaagatgaagaagagaaaTTGGAGGAGGAGTTTAGATATTTGGAGGAACTTCTTCTCAGCGTTGGCCATGTCAAGAATCTTGAATTGGGTCCCTTGTGCATCGAG TGCTTTCCCATACTGGAGTTGAGAGGGTGGCGGTCTCCACCATCAAGCTGCAAATTCTTAAAACTTAACGCAGCATTAAAACACTTGGACTTCGCTGGAATTTACAGCTTTCTGCAGAGTTCATCGGATCTTGAGACATTGGTCATTGACTGGAACAATCACAATCCAATA GACCAGCTCTTAAGTTACACAAGAGAGGTTGAACAGAGCAGGAGATTTGAGGCACATAAAAATTGCTCATTGCTACACCTAAAGACCATCAAGATCATTAACTTTCATGGAAAACTAATTGGAAATGATCTTGTACTTCGATTGGTAAAATATTTGCTAGAGAATGCAACAGTTCTAGAAAAGTTGGTCATTGTTGCCAAATATGA